The following proteins are co-located in the Bradyrhizobium sp. AZCC 2176 genome:
- the gspG gene encoding type II secretion system major pseudopilin GspG — MSAANLHNPLDRARQRAGTPDPGRALRSPGRASRSRHRKNAGYTLLELLVVMGILAVLTAIATPQLMGYFGKAKTQSVQLQIENIGTALELYYMENGAYPSPGAGLKALVEAPPEAPRWNGPYLKKAKNLLDPWGRPYQYAISEGQYEVYSLGPTGKAKSASAGAAPAFPGG, encoded by the coding sequence ATGTCGGCCGCGAACCTGCACAACCCCCTCGACCGCGCGCGGCAGCGCGCCGGAACGCCGGACCCGGGCCGGGCCTTGCGGTCCCCGGGCCGCGCCTCGCGGTCCCGCCACCGCAAAAATGCGGGCTATACGCTGCTCGAGCTGCTGGTGGTGATGGGCATTCTGGCGGTTCTGACCGCGATCGCGACGCCGCAGCTGATGGGATATTTCGGCAAGGCCAAGACCCAGTCGGTGCAGCTGCAGATCGAGAATATCGGCACCGCGCTCGAGCTTTATTACATGGAGAACGGCGCCTATCCGAGCCCCGGCGCCGGGCTGAAGGCCCTGGTGGAAGCGCCCCCCGAGGCGCCGCGCTGGAACGGCCCTTACTTAAAGAAGGCGAAGAACCTGCTCGATCCCTGGGGCCGGCCGTATCAATACGCCATCTCCGAGGGCCAGTACGAGGTCTATTCGCTCGGCCCCACCGGCAAGGCCAAATCCGCCAGCGCCGGCGCAGCGCCGGCATTCCCCGGCGGTTAA
- a CDS encoding acyltransferase family protein, whose product MNSRLAELDGLRGTAVIFVVLFHFGPFPAGWVGVQLFFVLSGYLISDILLSEKEKPFPSYLGRFYWRRTLRIFPLYFFYLIVMAVLSASTGRPGALEADWPYLLTYTTNIGRLRPSDIGEPFTHLWSLAVEEQFYLLWPLVVYFCSLTNLKRIIVGVILSGPAVRALLYLTLRGFGYDDELLGRTIYVLPFSQFDAFAFGAAIAVWKLQDLKNAGRLIATVGLLTAALGAAVILHQHFAYKAAFKGSLGYQMYLLAGAGFIWAYSLLDLLSAAVMIGALQKIPLLRLLRNKALCRIGVISYGIYVYHVPVLFGLKQFFGGFAASYSFVTFIAYAGIVLIISELSFRLLEKPILSLRNLGKESEAVAPIGQGSLAAKTDSA is encoded by the coding sequence ATGAATTCACGACTGGCAGAACTCGATGGCCTGAGAGGGACCGCTGTAATATTTGTCGTATTGTTTCACTTCGGCCCGTTTCCGGCGGGATGGGTTGGCGTTCAATTGTTTTTCGTCCTGTCAGGATATCTGATCTCCGACATCCTTCTATCCGAAAAAGAAAAGCCGTTTCCATCTTATCTCGGCCGCTTCTATTGGCGCCGAACGTTGCGGATATTTCCGCTCTATTTCTTTTATCTGATCGTCATGGCGGTTCTTTCTGCGTCTACCGGAAGGCCGGGGGCGCTCGAGGCGGATTGGCCGTACCTGCTAACATATACGACGAACATCGGACGTCTGCGGCCCTCCGACATCGGGGAACCTTTTACACACCTATGGTCTCTCGCCGTCGAAGAGCAGTTTTACCTACTCTGGCCTCTCGTGGTCTACTTCTGCTCCCTCACGAACCTGAAGCGGATTATTGTCGGCGTTATTCTATCAGGCCCCGCAGTCCGGGCATTGCTCTATCTGACGCTTCGAGGTTTTGGCTATGATGACGAACTTCTGGGACGCACGATCTACGTCCTGCCGTTTTCGCAATTTGATGCATTCGCGTTTGGAGCTGCGATCGCAGTATGGAAGCTGCAAGATCTCAAGAATGCGGGAAGGTTGATCGCGACGGTGGGGCTGCTCACAGCTGCGCTGGGTGCAGCGGTGATTTTGCACCAGCACTTTGCATACAAAGCCGCCTTCAAGGGTAGCCTCGGGTACCAGATGTATCTGCTTGCCGGAGCCGGATTCATCTGGGCTTATTCGTTGCTTGATCTGCTTTCGGCTGCAGTGATGATCGGCGCCCTCCAAAAAATTCCTTTACTCAGGCTTCTCCGAAACAAGGCGCTTTGCCGTATCGGCGTGATTTCCTACGGCATATACGTGTATCACGTGCCAGTGCTATTCGGTCTGAAGCAGTTTTTCGGCGGTTTCGCAGCGAGTTATAGCTTCGTTACCTTTATTGCCTATGCCGGAATCGTTCTCATCATCTCAGAACTGAGCTTCAGGCTTCTCGAGAAACCTATCCTCTCGCTAAGAAATTTGGGAAAGGAATCGGAAGCCGTCGCTCCGATCGGACAAGGCAGCCTCGCAGCCAAGACGGACTCGGCATAG
- a CDS encoding oligosaccharide flippase family protein yields the protein MSAADRVTLRQRVVKAGLWSLAGYALSMIIRFGSNLLMTRLLMPETFGVMAIASTVMIGLAMFSDLGLKQFVVQSKRGSDPSYLNTAWTIQIVRGVLLWGAAIALSGFLAILGHAGVTSEAGVYGSSILPWIIVALCFSTVISGFTSTRLLEASRGLALGSLTRIEIVAQIVGLVCVVGWAAIDRSIWSLVAGSITSAAVRTWLSHVWLPGLSNRWEWDKSAARDILHFGKWIFLASILGFLVNSGDQLLLGGLVNPNVLGLYVIANLYVSTVDGILTRIMSDVSFPAFSEVVRERRADLKQTYYRFHSLIAAAAYSLAGLLITFGQALVSLLYDDRYEYSGSILKILAFTLFTVPFRLSTQSFLALGVPKFQSNIVLLRLIFLVILTLAGFYFFGLVGSVWGIVLSHFSYLPLIISYNLKHDLFDFRREIYLLAFVPIGLTAGTALSLLAGYVK from the coding sequence ATGAGCGCGGCTGATCGAGTCACGCTAAGGCAACGGGTAGTTAAGGCGGGGCTGTGGAGCCTAGCCGGTTACGCATTGAGCATGATCATCCGTTTCGGAAGCAATTTGCTCATGACGCGGTTGCTGATGCCAGAAACATTCGGAGTGATGGCGATCGCTTCGACGGTCATGATTGGGCTTGCCATGTTTTCGGACCTCGGGCTCAAGCAGTTTGTCGTTCAAAGCAAACGAGGAAGCGACCCGTCCTATTTGAATACGGCCTGGACGATACAAATTGTCAGAGGTGTATTGTTGTGGGGCGCTGCTATTGCCTTGAGCGGCTTTCTAGCGATTCTCGGACATGCTGGGGTGACGTCCGAGGCAGGTGTCTACGGCTCATCCATACTGCCGTGGATCATTGTCGCGCTTTGTTTTTCGACGGTTATTTCAGGATTTACGTCGACTAGATTGCTGGAAGCAAGCCGCGGGCTTGCACTCGGGTCCCTCACGCGTATTGAAATCGTTGCCCAGATTGTCGGCCTGGTTTGCGTGGTCGGCTGGGCTGCGATTGACCGATCGATCTGGTCTCTCGTCGCGGGAAGCATCACTAGCGCTGCGGTAAGAACCTGGCTGAGCCATGTCTGGCTGCCGGGCCTCAGCAATCGATGGGAGTGGGACAAGTCGGCTGCTCGCGATATTCTTCACTTTGGCAAATGGATTTTTTTGGCTTCCATCCTGGGATTTCTTGTCAACAGCGGAGACCAGCTGTTGTTGGGTGGTTTAGTGAATCCGAACGTCTTGGGTCTGTACGTAATTGCCAACCTTTACGTCAGTACGGTCGACGGCATTCTAACGAGGATCATGAGTGACGTCTCGTTTCCTGCCTTCAGTGAGGTCGTCCGTGAGCGAAGGGCGGACCTGAAGCAAACTTACTATAGATTTCATAGCCTCATAGCCGCAGCGGCATACTCCTTGGCGGGACTCCTTATCACCTTTGGGCAGGCATTGGTCAGTTTGCTCTACGACGATCGCTATGAATATTCCGGATCAATTTTGAAAATCCTCGCATTCACTCTATTTACGGTGCCATTTAGACTCTCCACTCAATCCTTCCTGGCGCTCGGAGTGCCGAAGTTTCAATCGAATATTGTGCTGCTGCGATTAATCTTCCTGGTAATCTTAACCTTAGCCGGCTTCTATTTTTTTGGCCTAGTTGGTTCTGTGTGGGGCATCGTGCTAAGCCATTTTTCGTATCTCCCATTGATTATCTCGTATAATTTGAAGCATGACTTGTTTGATTTTCGAAGAGAGATCTACTTGCTGGCGTTTGTCCCGATCGGGCTGACCGCCGGAACTGCTCTCTCACTCTTGGCAGGGTATGTGAAATGA
- a CDS encoding FkbM family methyltransferase, producing MTTPTRVRPKNEILVYRAIDNLLRYCLRKLPPTKRIEAIALWWGYRFQPAPRLSRLRSGSLIETTHADHLQLLIYYLGTFEPYCMPFVRGCVSPGGTIVDVGANIGVYTLEGAAAVGATGRVISIEAAPLHAKALSHNIELNGLTNVSVIETAVGRSRGEATLARLSKDNLGMFSLGANGDVEATVVTVRTIDELLEEYGVRSIDLIKMDIEGSEYNALLGAERIIRTARPAILIELNEPALRSCGSSSRDVRRLLHGMDYRGWKIGRSCVKPLTNENDMIECDECIFIPRDNQTLIAKLGLEEPIVIN from the coding sequence TTGACTACGCCGACCCGCGTGCGTCCTAAGAACGAGATACTGGTTTACCGAGCAATCGATAATTTGCTGCGTTACTGCTTGCGCAAGCTGCCTCCCACCAAGCGGATTGAAGCGATCGCTCTTTGGTGGGGGTATCGGTTTCAGCCTGCGCCCCGCTTATCGCGACTTCGATCTGGATCACTCATCGAGACGACTCATGCTGATCATTTGCAGCTGCTGATCTACTACCTTGGAACTTTTGAGCCTTATTGCATGCCCTTTGTGAGAGGATGTGTTTCGCCGGGGGGAACGATCGTCGACGTTGGAGCGAACATCGGTGTTTACACGCTTGAGGGAGCTGCTGCGGTGGGGGCAACCGGTCGCGTCATATCGATTGAGGCCGCCCCGCTCCATGCAAAGGCCTTAAGCCACAATATAGAACTGAACGGATTGACAAATGTTTCCGTCATTGAGACGGCGGTCGGGAGATCGCGTGGAGAAGCTACGCTTGCGCGTTTGAGCAAAGATAATCTCGGAATGTTTAGTCTCGGTGCAAATGGAGACGTGGAAGCTACCGTCGTCACGGTTAGAACCATCGATGAGTTGTTGGAGGAGTATGGAGTTCGTTCGATTGACCTAATAAAGATGGACATTGAGGGGTCCGAGTATAACGCGCTGTTAGGGGCAGAAAGAATCATCCGAACAGCGCGACCTGCGATTTTGATTGAACTCAATGAGCCAGCGTTACGTAGCTGCGGATCGTCGTCGCGCGATGTTCGGCGACTGCTACACGGTATGGATTATCGGGGCTGGAAAATTGGCCGTAGTTGCGTGAAGCCGCTCACCAACGAGAACGATATGATCGAATGCGATGAATGCATTTTCATTCCTCGCGACAACCAAACTCTCATAGCGAAACTCGGATTGGAAGAGCCAATAGTTATCAACTAG
- a CDS encoding glycosyltransferase family 4 protein: MSGGTRVVAIYADELSRRGHEVFVVAPPTRPVPGFQRVRDYFAGKGWTRYCSRGPSHFDGRSTNVTLLDRWRPVEEQDVPDADIVIATWWETAEWIRFFSARKGAKVYFVQHHEVFPYLPVERCRATYQFPLHKIVVARWLKDLMEREYGDANVDLVPNSVDRSQFFAQRRPKQRRPTVGLLYAASEFKGLDIALAALELVRTNIPELRIMSFGSRDASAHLALPAGTEYLRSPPQDQIREIYASCDVWLTASRSEGFNLPAMEAMACRTPVVSTRAGWPEEAIRPGWNGWLADVDDVAELARGVEWILLRTEDEWRRLSDNALATVETSSWEASTDLFEDALGRAWRESRTGFPKALAGP; the protein is encoded by the coding sequence ATGAGTGGGGGTACCCGGGTCGTAGCCATCTATGCGGACGAACTATCGCGAAGAGGTCACGAGGTTTTCGTCGTTGCTCCGCCAACTCGACCGGTTCCCGGCTTTCAACGGGTGCGAGACTATTTTGCCGGTAAAGGGTGGACGCGATATTGCAGTCGCGGACCGTCGCATTTCGACGGAAGGTCTACGAACGTCACGCTTCTCGATCGCTGGCGCCCGGTCGAGGAGCAAGACGTTCCTGATGCTGACATAGTAATTGCAACCTGGTGGGAAACCGCCGAATGGATTCGTTTCTTCAGTGCCAGAAAGGGAGCGAAGGTCTATTTCGTGCAGCATCATGAAGTCTTTCCGTATCTTCCGGTGGAGCGGTGCCGCGCGACCTACCAGTTCCCCCTCCATAAGATCGTTGTCGCAAGATGGCTCAAGGATCTGATGGAGCGTGAATATGGAGATGCAAACGTAGACCTAGTGCCGAACAGCGTTGATCGGAGTCAGTTCTTTGCCCAAAGGAGACCCAAGCAACGGCGGCCGACTGTTGGCCTGCTCTATGCAGCTTCCGAGTTCAAGGGGCTGGACATAGCTCTGGCCGCCCTCGAATTGGTTCGGACGAATATCCCAGAGCTCCGGATCATGTCTTTTGGCAGCCGGGATGCGTCGGCTCATCTCGCCCTTCCCGCCGGTACGGAGTATCTGCGTTCACCGCCACAGGATCAAATTCGCGAAATCTATGCCAGCTGTGATGTTTGGCTTACGGCTAGCAGATCCGAGGGATTCAACCTGCCAGCCATGGAAGCCATGGCCTGTCGAACTCCTGTCGTTTCAACCCGCGCCGGATGGCCGGAAGAGGCGATCAGGCCGGGGTGGAACGGGTGGCTCGCCGATGTAGATGACGTGGCCGAACTCGCCCGAGGTGTTGAATGGATCCTTCTGCGGACCGAGGATGAGTGGCGCCGTCTTTCGGATAATGCATTGGCAACGGTGGAAACGTCTTCCTGGGAGGCCAGCACTGATCTCTTTGAGGACGCTCTCGGCCGTGCATGGAGAGAGAGCAGGACAGGTTTTCCGAAGGCTCTTGCTGGTCCGTGA
- a CDS encoding glycosyltransferase family 4 protein, which produces MIKALRIFYAAGPGNVIGVHEHWKANADDPGQMSLTYSGQFEDLCRELNADAYIVSYNSERKHVHDGRTILEHRPKRVGKSGISYHLSEIAYGISLLKTAKLFRADLALISSGSTYYFVLSLFRLFGIKVVPVLHNTLWPAGSPPKGFVQRVILRLDAIFFRWLCTASVSISPECARQISEISGSTRRLHLMYPQFRREVYDGVPPPRIEVSPFKIVFAGRIEANKGVFDLLEMARSIENKTPGKVQWDVCGSGGELDELKRRQKLLGLEDIVSIHGHTSPQDLREILGRSHLSIVPTRTDFAEGISKSAIEGILVGRPVITSAVTPALDVLRPACVEAETNNVLSYVDGILTLIDDRDRYRRLAASCRDLQALFYDREHGFAAALKRLIKDCQIEPSGSTASKCF; this is translated from the coding sequence ATGATCAAAGCTCTGAGAATATTTTATGCAGCCGGACCCGGAAATGTCATTGGGGTTCACGAGCATTGGAAGGCAAACGCTGACGACCCGGGTCAGATGTCTCTCACATACTCTGGACAGTTTGAGGATCTGTGCCGAGAACTGAACGCCGATGCCTATATCGTTTCGTACAATTCAGAGAGAAAGCACGTCCACGATGGACGAACGATTCTGGAACACCGACCGAAACGTGTAGGAAAGTCTGGAATATCCTACCATCTCTCAGAAATAGCGTATGGAATAAGCCTACTTAAAACAGCTAAATTGTTTCGGGCTGATTTAGCGCTGATTTCCTCGGGCTCAACGTACTACTTCGTTCTGTCGCTATTTCGCCTGTTCGGCATCAAAGTCGTTCCCGTGCTTCACAACACCCTTTGGCCGGCCGGATCGCCTCCGAAAGGTTTCGTTCAGAGAGTGATACTCCGCCTTGATGCAATTTTCTTTCGATGGCTGTGCACTGCATCCGTAAGCATCTCGCCAGAATGCGCGAGACAAATATCGGAAATATCCGGCAGTACGCGCCGACTTCATCTCATGTATCCACAGTTTCGACGGGAAGTTTACGACGGAGTTCCTCCACCACGAATTGAAGTGAGTCCGTTCAAGATCGTATTTGCGGGCCGAATTGAAGCCAATAAGGGGGTGTTTGATCTGCTTGAGATGGCGCGCAGCATCGAGAACAAAACGCCGGGCAAGGTGCAATGGGATGTCTGCGGATCGGGAGGTGAGTTAGACGAGCTCAAACGCAGACAAAAATTGCTAGGTCTGGAGGACATCGTTTCAATCCACGGCCACACTTCACCGCAAGACCTGCGGGAAATTCTCGGTAGAAGTCATCTGTCGATTGTTCCCACCCGGACCGACTTCGCTGAGGGTATCAGTAAAAGCGCGATCGAAGGAATTTTGGTTGGACGACCGGTGATAACGAGTGCGGTAACTCCGGCTCTTGATGTTCTGCGACCTGCATGTGTTGAGGCCGAAACCAACAACGTGCTGAGCTACGTGGACGGGATCCTCACTTTGATCGATGATCGAGATCGCTATCGTCGGCTAGCCGCATCGTGCCGAGATCTCCAAGCGCTATTCTATGACAGAGAGCATGGATTCGCCGCTGCGCTAAAGCGCCTGATTAAAGATTGCCAAATTGAGCCTTCGGGCTCGACTGCATCAAAATGCTTTTGA
- a CDS encoding glycosyltransferase: MTPAEKSSRYGVVAIGRNEGERLKQCLTSAQGADAIVYVDSGSTDGSVAWAKSRGVEVIELDMKTGFTAARARNAGFRRLMELRTDLEFVQFIDGDCELREAWPEQALAFLSTTPGACAVFGRRRERHPERSIYNRICDAEWNVPPGEVRYCGGDVMMRTAALQGVGGYRENFIAGEEPELCVRLRADGWSIWRIDEEMTLHDAAMTRFDQWWRRNVRSGYAFAMGRHVHGASPERLWVWESRRALIWGIGIPLVILAGTVLLGPPGLAALLIYPMQLLRRIPRQPGPGSDQVKFAFFEVMGRFAESVGQLRFLLDRLLERRGQIVEYK; this comes from the coding sequence GTGACGCCGGCTGAAAAGTCATCCCGCTACGGCGTCGTTGCGATCGGCCGCAACGAAGGCGAGCGCCTCAAGCAATGCCTGACGTCCGCGCAAGGCGCCGACGCCATCGTTTACGTCGACTCCGGCTCGACCGACGGCTCGGTCGCCTGGGCGAAAAGCCGCGGCGTCGAAGTCATCGAACTGGACATGAAGACAGGCTTCACCGCCGCGCGGGCGCGCAATGCCGGCTTTCGCCGGCTGATGGAGCTGCGGACTGATCTGGAGTTCGTGCAGTTCATTGACGGCGATTGCGAACTCCGCGAGGCTTGGCCGGAGCAAGCCCTGGCATTCTTGTCAACGACTCCCGGAGCCTGCGCGGTCTTTGGCCGCCGCCGCGAGCGCCATCCCGAGCGCTCGATCTACAACCGGATCTGCGATGCGGAATGGAATGTACCGCCCGGAGAGGTACGTTACTGCGGCGGCGACGTGATGATGCGGACCGCCGCGCTGCAAGGCGTCGGCGGCTACCGCGAGAACTTCATCGCCGGCGAGGAGCCCGAACTCTGCGTGCGGCTGCGCGCGGACGGATGGTCGATCTGGCGGATCGATGAGGAGATGACGCTGCATGACGCCGCCATGACACGGTTCGACCAATGGTGGCGCCGCAACGTCCGCAGCGGCTACGCCTTTGCGATGGGCCGCCACGTGCATGGCGCATCACCCGAACGGCTGTGGGTTTGGGAGAGCCGGCGGGCACTGATCTGGGGTATTGGAATTCCCCTGGTCATCCTCGCCGGCACTGTGCTGCTGGGTCCGCCCGGTCTTGCAGCACTACTAATCTATCCAATGCAGCTCCTGCGACGTATCCCGCGCCAGCCGGGCCCGGGAAGCGACCAGGTGAAGTTCGCTTTCTTCGAGGTGATGGGGCGGTTTGCTGAGAGCGTCGGACAACTCAGGTTTTTGTTGGATAGGCTGTTGGAACGGCGTGGTCAGATTGTCGAATACAAGTAA
- a CDS encoding serine O-acetyltransferase: MFENIRADFNAHGRDAGAQGFWVMVIYRFGRWRYGVRPALLRKLCSFIYKVLYKIIQIVTGIELPCEATVGRNFVIDHFGGIIVSGYARFGDNCRIRNGVVVGLRRVEEPVAPIIGNNVDIGAGAKVLGPIRVGDNSIIGANAVVIEDVPENSIAIGVPAIVKPRRQQSEAGPARDAG, from the coding sequence ATGTTTGAAAATATTCGAGCCGATTTTAACGCCCATGGCCGTGACGCGGGGGCCCAGGGCTTTTGGGTCATGGTGATCTATCGATTCGGCCGATGGCGATACGGCGTGCGGCCGGCATTGCTGCGCAAGCTGTGTTCGTTCATCTACAAGGTGCTCTACAAGATCATTCAAATCGTGACCGGGATAGAATTGCCCTGCGAAGCCACCGTGGGCCGCAACTTCGTCATCGATCATTTTGGCGGCATTATTGTCAGTGGCTATGCGCGTTTCGGGGACAATTGCCGCATCCGCAACGGCGTGGTTGTCGGCCTGCGACGTGTCGAGGAGCCGGTTGCGCCCATCATCGGAAACAATGTCGACATTGGTGCCGGAGCCAAAGTGCTGGGTCCGATCAGGGTTGGCGACAATTCGATTATCGGAGCCAATGCTGTCGTGATCGAGGATGTTCCGGAAAACAGCATAGCTATCGGCGTACCCGCCATCGTCAAGCCGCGTCGTCAGCAATCGGAAGCAGGCCCCGCCCGTGACGCCGGCTGA
- a CDS encoding WecB/TagA/CpsF family glycosyltransferase — protein MLKTLRVPPASSDFAEPRSACASPDDLSRNVYGLLGIPVDALDFPSLLRSMALATNAGAPFLISTPNVNFLVKSQINGAFRESMLLSDLCLADGMPLIWIAKLLRIPIHERIAGSDLFGRLKSAGATGRRLRVFLLGGAEGLAAAVGARLNAERSGLECVGVLNPGFGTIEEMSSPNIIDEINASGADLIAVFFGAEKAQAWLLHNHWRLCPPVRAQFGATINFEAGTVRRAPPMLRSTGFEWLWRIKEEPYLWRRYWNDGKALLAMLVISVLPLMLSERRLRNLNELSIVRREDLGSVTIALSGAAVAAHVDGAIEQLREALDSGKRLTVDVSNTQYVDARFFGLFLIVRKQLASRGQKLLFTGASAGLRRIFRLNRFEFLLSQEV, from the coding sequence ATGTTGAAGACATTGCGCGTCCCGCCGGCCTCGTCCGACTTCGCCGAGCCGCGATCGGCATGCGCCTCCCCGGACGACCTTTCCCGCAACGTATACGGCCTCCTCGGCATTCCCGTGGACGCGCTCGATTTCCCCTCGCTGCTGCGGTCGATGGCGCTTGCAACGAATGCTGGCGCGCCATTCCTGATTTCGACCCCCAACGTCAATTTTCTCGTCAAGAGCCAGATCAACGGCGCGTTCCGGGAGTCCATGCTGCTGAGCGATCTGTGTCTTGCCGACGGCATGCCGCTGATCTGGATCGCCAAGCTGCTGCGTATTCCGATCCATGAGAGAATTGCCGGCAGCGACCTGTTCGGCCGGCTCAAATCGGCCGGCGCGACAGGCCGGCGTCTGCGGGTCTTCCTGCTGGGCGGCGCCGAGGGGCTGGCGGCCGCAGTTGGCGCCAGGCTGAACGCTGAACGGAGCGGGCTGGAATGCGTCGGCGTGCTCAACCCAGGTTTTGGTACCATCGAAGAGATGAGCTCGCCGAATATAATCGATGAAATAAATGCCAGCGGCGCGGATTTAATTGCAGTATTTTTCGGCGCCGAAAAGGCCCAGGCCTGGCTGCTGCATAACCACTGGCGGCTGTGCCCGCCGGTTCGCGCCCAGTTCGGGGCCACGATCAATTTCGAAGCCGGAACCGTTCGGCGGGCGCCGCCGATGCTGCGCAGCACCGGCTTTGAGTGGTTGTGGCGCATCAAGGAAGAGCCGTATCTTTGGCGACGATACTGGAACGACGGCAAGGCCTTGCTCGCGATGCTGGTCATCTCCGTGCTGCCGTTGATGCTGAGTGAGCGGCGTCTGCGAAACCTGAACGAACTCTCGATCGTAAGGCGCGAAGATCTCGGTTCCGTGACGATTGCCTTGTCCGGGGCGGCTGTGGCCGCACATGTCGACGGTGCGATCGAACAACTTCGTGAGGCACTCGACAGCGGCAAACGGTTGACCGTCGACGTCTCCAATACGCAGTATGTCGACGCAAGGTTCTTCGGACTGTTCCTGATCGTTCGAAAGCAATTGGCTAGTCGGGGACAGAAGCTGCTGTTTACGGGCGCGTCCGCCGGCCTGCGACGAATATTCCGCCTGAACAGATTCGAATTCCTCCTGTCACAGGAAGTGTGA